Proteins from a single region of Sediminitomix flava:
- a CDS encoding sensor histidine kinase, producing the protein MLQSIVTAAVGIGAVATDDPQEKSRKQLLNGLAILMSMGGILWGILASVYGFYYLSVIPFGYTVMSAVNLTYFHFSKNFKVVRFIQVLMSLLLPFFFQWGIGGFVASGGVMLWALLSLTGSIAFQDRNHSRRWLIAYTVLIIFTGVTDQYWAERGLSFPSEVTSLFFTINVSVICAMVLSLVLYFVSLRDKANDELQELTENLEDKVTQRTQEISAANDALSMQKQELELALDNLKATQSQLVQSEKMASLGTLIAGIAHEINTPLGAISASIKNISESLTLTGNNFPELANILSEEDLKLFFSIVRKADAQSQALSSREERQIKRRLRSELENEGIENEDSLADTLVDAKVYDLEEVLPLLKQKNAAMILENLYHFSTLINDSKNISLAVSKASKVVFALKSFAHKDLGGEKQTANVVDNVETVLTLYHNQLKQGIEVVRNYEEVPMIGCFVDELNQVWTNLLHNALQAMNHSGEITINIKNSTILSESGEELPAVSVGMADNGPGIPEEIQNRIFEAFFTTKKQGEGTGLGLDIVSKIVKKHDGKIDVDSKLGEGTEFIITLPLA; encoded by the coding sequence ATGCTTCAAAGTATTGTTACTGCTGCTGTAGGCATTGGTGCTGTGGCTACCGATGACCCTCAAGAAAAATCAAGGAAACAACTGCTCAATGGTTTGGCTATACTCATGAGTATGGGTGGAATTCTATGGGGTATTCTTGCTTCAGTATACGGATTTTACTACCTCTCCGTCATCCCGTTTGGATATACAGTCATGTCAGCTGTCAACCTTACCTATTTTCATTTTTCTAAAAACTTTAAGGTTGTCCGTTTTATACAAGTGCTAATGAGTTTACTGCTTCCATTCTTCTTTCAATGGGGAATCGGAGGTTTTGTAGCTTCAGGCGGCGTTATGCTTTGGGCATTGTTATCGCTTACAGGCTCAATCGCCTTCCAAGACAGAAACCATTCTAGACGTTGGTTAATAGCATATACCGTACTTATCATTTTTACGGGTGTAACAGATCAATATTGGGCAGAAAGAGGTTTATCTTTTCCTAGTGAGGTAACATCTCTCTTCTTTACCATAAATGTATCTGTAATATGTGCTATGGTACTGAGCTTAGTTTTATACTTTGTGAGTTTGAGAGATAAAGCCAATGACGAACTTCAAGAACTTACAGAAAATCTAGAAGACAAGGTCACACAGCGTACACAAGAAATATCGGCTGCAAATGATGCCTTAAGTATGCAAAAACAAGAGCTTGAACTTGCGCTAGACAACTTGAAAGCTACACAGTCACAGCTTGTACAGTCTGAAAAAATGGCTTCTCTAGGTACACTCATTGCAGGTATTGCCCACGAAATTAATACACCGCTAGGGGCAATTAGTGCTTCAATTAAGAATATATCGGAGTCTCTTACACTGACAGGAAATAACTTCCCTGAGCTAGCTAATATACTTTCTGAAGAAGACTTGAAACTTTTCTTTAGTATTGTTAGAAAAGCAGATGCACAGTCACAGGCACTTTCATCTAGAGAAGAACGCCAAATCAAAAGACGCCTTCGTTCTGAATTGGAAAATGAAGGAATTGAAAACGAAGACTCATTAGCTGATACTTTAGTAGATGCAAAAGTTTATGATCTAGAAGAAGTTTTACCACTTCTTAAGCAAAAGAATGCTGCAATGATTCTTGAGAATCTTTACCACTTCTCAACCCTTATCAATGACAGTAAAAATATTTCTTTGGCAGTAAGTAAAGCATCTAAAGTAGTATTCGCCCTTAAGAGTTTTGCTCACAAAGACCTTGGAGGTGAAAAGCAAACTGCCAATGTAGTTGACAATGTTGAAACCGTATTGACCTTGTATCATAACCAACTGAAACAAGGAATTGAAGTAGTTAGAAATTATGAAGAAGTACCTATGATAGGGTGTTTTGTTGACGAACTTAACCAAGTTTGGACAAACCTTCTTCACAATGCACTACAAGCTATGAATCATAGTGGTGAGATTACCATCAACATTAAAAACTCAACGATACTATCCGAGTCTGGAGAAGAACTACCCGCCGTAAGTGTTGGAATGGCCGACAATGGCCCTGGTATTCCTGAAGAAATTCAGAATAGAATTTTTGAAGCCTTCTTTACCACTAAAAAACAAGGTGAAGGTACAGGTTTAGGACTTGACATTGTAAGTAAAATTGTCAAGAAACATGACGGTAAGATAGACGTAGACAGCAAACTGGGTGAAGGAACCGAGTTTATTATCACTTTACCTTTAGCATAA
- a CDS encoding response regulator produces the protein MNKKVILCVDDEKIILNSLKKQLKTRFGSEFLYEIAESAEEGLEILDELFEDNMEAPIIVSDWYMPGIKGDEFLQRVHEIRPDIVKILLTGQADTAIIESAKKDGYLNEVFYKPWSQDELMSSIESHLGL, from the coding sequence ATGAATAAGAAAGTTATATTATGTGTGGATGATGAGAAAATCATCTTGAATTCATTAAAGAAACAACTTAAAACGAGATTTGGTAGTGAGTTTCTGTATGAAATAGCTGAAAGTGCTGAAGAGGGGCTAGAGATTTTGGATGAATTATTTGAAGACAATATGGAAGCTCCAATTATTGTCTCTGACTGGTATATGCCAGGCATCAAAGGAGATGAATTTTTACAACGTGTACACGAAATACGTCCTGATATCGTTAAAATTCTACTTACAGGGCAAGCTGACACCGCAATTATAGAAAGTGCAAAAAAAGATGGCTATCTAAATGAGGTTTTCTACAAGCCTTGGAGCCAAGATGAGCTGATGAGTAGTATTGAATCGCATTTAGGACTTTAA